gaccagtccagggtgtaccctgcctgtcgcccgaagtcagctgggataggctccagcatgcccccgcgaccctcaagaggagaagcggtatagaaaatggatgaatgggatCTGCCGCAGGGTGGTgaaaaatttggtacacaccttttggGGACTGACGTGTACATGTCTGTAAATGCTAAgcaaaattggttgaaaaaaatggccgccatcaagcaggGCGTCTTTGCAGGAGCATGGGCGGGACATAGCAAATAATTGGttgtaagtcattgaccatttgtttaACATCATTACGTGTATGGTAACaggtcttccaaagcattttgagcacaacccatagggatTGCCACAAATGCCGGTTACAGTCAAAATTATGCCACCTAAATACTATCAAGGTTGACAGGATATTGCTTAATGACTATATGTTTCCTTTGTATAATGGTCATGAAGGATATCGACATTAAGAAAGTGAATGGAGCCCCACAGTATGCCTTTCTACAATATTGTGACATTGCAAGTGTCTGCAAAGCCataaagaagatggatggagagtACCTTGGAAACAATAGACTTAAGGTGAGAATTATTGCATCAAAAATGCGTCTTGACACAACCTCTCAACAGGCTTAGGCTATTAATATTGTGCTagcctatttttttaaatctggttTTGAcactgaattgttttttttttcagctggGCTTTGGAAAGAGCATGCCTACAACTTGTGTCTGGCTTGATGGATTAGCATCAAACACAACGGAGCAGTTTCTTACCCGTCATTTCTGCCGCTATGGACATGTTGTCAAGGTGAGTCAAGgtttattttgctgtatttgcaTTGTTGTTGCTGTACTTTGCGCTGAGGGACAAGTTTACAAGTTTATCTTCTTTTGCAGGTTGTGTTTGACCGAATGAAAGCAATGGCCCTTATCTTGTATAACAACATTGAATATGCTCAAGCTGCCGTAAAAGACACAAAGGGATGGAAGATAGGGGGCACTAAAATAAAGGCAAGCCTGCCCAAAAAGTGTCTAATATGTCTAAGTGACTTTAAAATCAATTaatcttgacttttttttatttataggtGGACTTTGCCAATCAGGAGAGTCAAATGGCTTTCTATCGTTCAATGCAAGCATCTGGCCAGGATATTAGAGATTTTTATGACATTCTTTCTGAAAGAAGGTTTGTTTCCTCAACTCTGTACACTCTTTCAATGATGGCAGTCATTATTTCTAAtgtgcattatttttgacatgACTTGGCAGGGATGATAGACGCTCTCAATATGAGTTTCAAGCGGAAAGACAATATTATGAAAGTGTACGCACACCAGGGACTTATGCTGAAGATTCCCGTCGTAAATACACAACCAGAAGTCGCGAGTTCTACACCGAATGGGATCCATATCAAGAAAATTACTACGACCCGCAATACTATGAAGACGCGAGGGAATATCGAGAATACAGAGCCGATCCATATGAGCAAGATATTCGTAAATACAGTTATTTGCAGCGAGAACGTGAGCGGGAGAGAGAGCGCTTTGAGAGTGATCGTGGTCGTGACCATGGGAGGAGAACTATTGAACGGAGCCAAAGCCCAACTCTTGTTGCCTCTCGTCGCCCTGCAAGCCCCGCAGCATCCCCTTCCCTTTCCGAAAGGATACCAAGTGACTCGGATCGCCAAATGTGTTGCAGATCATCTGAAAGAAGTGGGAGCTGCAGTTCAGTTTCCCCGCCCAGATTTGAAAAACTTGAAAAGGCACGCACAGAACGATACAATAAAACTGACAAATTTGAAAAGGATCGTGTGCTTGAAGTTGAAATGGTCAATTTGGTGGAAAAGGAAAAGCGGACTGGACGTAAAGATCGTGGGGACAAGgaaaaaagtgaaagacagcGACTTAAAAAGCTCAAAGTTACTCCACCAATCATCCAAACTTGTGATGCAGAGCCTGAACTTGATCGACACATAAACCCTGAGTCTTCTCTTCAaagtaaaaacagtaaaattcCGAAAGATGGCTCAAGTAAAGCCAAGTTAGATCTTCTGCCTTGTGTGGTGCAGCTAACTCgtgtgaaagaaaaagaaggaaaactGACTggtcatgaaaaacaaatattgaGGGGTGGGAGTGACAGTCCTAGACTGGCATCACCTTCAGCTGACCAAAGAAGTCCTCTCTTCCGCACAGAGTCTACAAAAGGTGATATCACTAAACATGGCAAGGTTGCCAGAGATAAAAACATGCAGAGTGTAGTGGAAcatatggatatggatatgaAAATCAAGTctaaaaaacatggaaaatcgGAAATTAGTTTTGACAGTGGCATTTCTTTGGATTTTGATCGTTTAGCTGCAAGAAAAAGGCGTTTTGAAGACTCTGGCAAAAATGATAGCCAGAAGAGAATTGGTGAGGAGGACCTTGGTAGATCGATACTTCATAAGCCTTGGAATAATAAGGACCCAGAGTTTGATAAGAATGTTTACATAAAAAAGATGCACAAAAAGGAGCATAATAGGGATAAATCTGTGCAGATATTTTCAATTAACAGTCCTAATGAGGGACAGGACTTTGAAAAAAACTCCATAAACTGTTCCCTTCAGCCGCAGTCCCAGCAAGCAGCACTGCCTGATGAACTTTCAGGACAATTACACTCTCCCTACCTGAAGATGGAATTACTGTGctcaaaaagtgaaaatatctcCAGTCTCACAAAAACATCAAGTTATGGCAGCCTTGAATTGGACGAAGACAGTGAGGTTTTGCGGGAAAAGGTACAAAGTGGAAGGAATTGTAGAGACTCCGAAGATGAGGAACAGTTTGTACGCATTGGTCAGACATATACTTTGACAAAACAAACTGAAGAGAGTCGATGGCTTCAAACCAAGCTTTGTGATCTGGACAAGCGTGACAAGGATGATGCTTCACCTAGTAATGACGCGCAAGACTTTGGAAAGGAGTATGTCACACATGATATTGCAAAACAAAACCAGGACATAAACAGTGATGACCTCTCCTTGTGTAAAAGAAAAGGGAATGAGACTTTTGACTTGGAAATAGTTACTTCAAAAAAAGAGCGAAATTTTGTAACTTCCCAGAAATTAGATGAGGATATTTTGCAGCGTCTAACATCCACAACAATTTCCATGGAAGATCAAACCACCCAGATTTCAACATCTGTCAGAAACAAAGAAAGTAAGTCACCATTGACTAAAGAAGATTTTTCAAACACAgagtcattaaaaaatagcttagGCCTGAAAAGtagactttttcacacatctGAAACCGAACAACCAAAGCTAAAGACCTCATTTCTTGGCTGCAATGAGAATTTAATGCACCATTGGGTAGGAAAGGTTTTATCTGATTctgaaaaaacagaaatgactTTCACAAGTGAGCTTACAAAACACCAAACCATTGGTAAATGTCTTGGACAGGATTTAGAACCAGGAGAAGTACAGTCTGATTCAGATGATGATGGAGAAAGAAAACCCATATCTACCAAGTCCAATCGTTCCTTGTCTTATATTCTCAGGGAACGTGATGAGAGGATGACAGAGTTGAAACTTTCTGGTTCATTGGAAAAGAATAAATTTTACTCCTTTGCATTAGATAAAACAATAACCCCTGATACAAAAGCACTCCTTGAAAGAGCGAAGACGCTTTACTCTTCCCGAGAAGACAACTGGTCCTTTCTTCCATCTCGCTTTCCAACCACACACAGCTGCTCAGATAAAAACAAGGTAGAGTTAGCACCCCGTCCAATACCTTCTTGGTatatgaagaagaagaagagccgTGCAAGTTCTGATGAAAACCTGCATGGCAAAAAAGAGGAACTTAAGCCTCAGGACCAAGAACGTCAGGAATTGTTTGCCTCCCGCTTCCTTCATAGCTCAATCTTTGAACAGGATTCTCGCCGTTTGCAGCACCTTGAGCGTAAAGAGCAACATTCAGAAACTGGAATTGATAGAAATTTTACAAATCTAGGGGCTCCTTATGCACAGACTGAATCTGAAAATGGTGATGTTCCACGAGAGCCAATAGTACTATTTCGCAGTCGGTTTTTGGAGCTTCAACAGCAAAGGGACAAGGACTATTGCTCTCTTGAACCTGAGAATGATTCAGTCGGAGTGGAGATTAAACACAATTATATGCCCTGTTTTGATGATGTGCTCTCTGATGATAAGATGACTAATACACAATCGAAGGTTGATGAAAAATCACGCAGTCCCCATTTTACTTCCATATCTGTTTCCCCATCTCTTCCATCCCTTAAAGAAATGTCTCCacctgaaaagaaaaacattttcacacagtCAATTGATGAGCATGTGTCATGTCAACAAGAAGACAGTGTCGAGCCAGTTCTTGAGATCTCTCTATCTCCTCCTGTTCTGGAAATCTTGAAACCTCTCACTCCTAAGCAAACTATAACCCCTCCACTTGTACTTTCAGAGCAAGAAAATAAAGTAGAAACAAAAATAGAGTCAGTTGAACCCAAAGTAGAACTCAGTGACAGTTTGTCAATGGAACAGAATCATCCTGTGGCGGTTAAGCCTCCAACCCCTGGGAGTTCTGTGAGTAGTGTAGAACGGGAGAATACAGATACCATAGATACCTGCTTTGAGTATACAAAGATGAAAGATGAATGTGATGACAAAAGTGAATCTAAAACAGAAATTCAGGAAACGCACCGTTGTGAGGACTCTAAGACAACAGAACTAGACAGTGACGTAATAATCCCAGAGCTTGAGGTTGTAAAACCACTACCAAACCGAAGACAGCCGAAGAACAAAAGGGCAAAACCACTTTCTATGTTACGCACAACAAAGCCTCCTACAAGAGGTAAACCTGCAACACGAAAGAGTGAACGTATTGATAGAGAGAAACTGAAAAGGGGCTCATCTCCCAGAGTGGAAGCACCGAAAGGAGCAGTAGAATATAAAACCACATCAAAGTCCCCAATGAATGCGTCAGATTCTGAACAAAACCTTGAGTCTACTCTGGTTCATGGCAGAACACGTCGAAGGAACGTGAGGTCAGTCTATGCCACTGTACATGAGGGAGAACAGCCTGCCAAAGAGGTAGTTGAGCCATCACGAACAATGCGCAAACGTAGTGCTGACAAAGAACCAATACAGCAAGATGTTCAAATTCCAACTACCAACCCTAGACGAGGACGCCCCCCTAAAAGAGGTGTCAAACAAAAAGTTGACAATACATTGTTAGTAAAAGTGGATCAGCAGAAAACAGAGGATGGTGGTGAGGTTGGTGAAAACTCAACCACTCTGGAAGTTGTGAAATCAACTGAGGGATGGCGTTCTCCCAGGACCCAGAAAATGCAGCAAACTTCATCAGCTCTCGTTTGTAAAAAAGTCAGCAGATTGGACAAACAGTGTGGGGGCACTACTGTTCTTGTTGAACTAACTGATATGACAAGTGTTGATGAATCTGAGCTGAAACTTAAGGATAGCAATCTATTTGGAAAGTTATCAGAAAAAATAGACACAAATTTACAAATttgcaaaaaggaaaaagactCTGCCCGTACATCTACTGATGGTGATATTGAGAACACAAGTGTAACCCTCGCAGACAGGAAACACCCCGAAAAGAgtgtcaaaatgaaaacacaaaggtTGAAACGAAATACCAAGCAGGTCATTGAAGATAAGTCCCACACCTTAAGAAATCTTGAAATCCGTGTAAGCGTCGATGATGTTAAAGGTTTGCTTTGCTCTGAGAATGATGACTCAGAGTCATTTGAAGCCAGCATTAAGAAAACCAAGACATTAGTAGAGAAGGAGGAATCAAAAATAATTTGCTTTCCAAAACAGTCAAAGGAGCTTGATGCGCAAAACAATGAAGACACTGCATCTGAACCTGTGCTTCCAGCTGCTGAGCTCCTAGCACATCAAATCGAGCTAGAGCAGGCAGTTGAAAATATTGCCAAACTTACAGTAGAGCAACCTCCTCGACCATATAAGGAGGCAGCTTCAGCACAACCCCCCACGTTGCCTCCTGCAGTGTCTGAGCCGCAAGGTGAGGTTGAAGACGAAAAGCGAACTAACCCTTCAAGTGAAACAGAACTCGCAGCTGCTATTGACTCAATCACAGCTGAAGAAGCATGTACAGATGCAGATGGCTTCACAGCTCCTCCTACTTTCACGGCTTTAATTCCCACACCTGATTCACTGCAGTCTGCCTCCTCCAATGTTATGATGGAACCCGGAACACACATGGTTAGCAATATTCTTGCTCCTGACTCAGATGATGGTCTTTCAATAAGCGGTCCAAAGGGTCTAGTAGCAGAATCTAAGATTACTGACGATTCCCCACGCCCAGATACACCCAAAAAAATTGGAAAGGTTAAGGCCAAAACCCAGAAAAAGTCAAGAACTCGTAAATGTCCAGTAAATAAGAAAGGTGAATCTTCTGAAGAGGTAATGCATCCAGAGCCCTCTCTGAAACTACCTGAGTCAATCCCAGAGGACCCAGAAATCAGAAATTCCAAGGCAGCAGTTATTACAACTGGGACGACTGCAGCAGGATCTGTGGTCACAGCTGTTGCTACATGTAGAAGTGATGTTGCAAGCGCTTTAACGTTAGGCACACCCAAAGAGGCAGAACAACCTGAAGTTGAACAGCCAGTTCCTAAAGAATCAGCCTTTCATTCCGATTCAAGCACCATCTCCAATTGCAAAAAGCATTTGCAAGCAGCAGAACCATCTTCCTCTAGTCTTACCCCTGCACCTGCCCGTATACAGCCTATGTCCCAGTCAGGTGTGCCTTTGATACGACCTGCCAAAATGCCACTTTCACCAAGCTGGCCTCGAACTGAAGAAAGTAGAATCTTTGTTGCCCCACCATGCCATGTAACAGTGGTAACTTCTTCTCTGCCAGCATCAACTTCACTTGGACCCTCTTCAATCAATCCCCCAATGCCTCCTGATACTAAGGCTTCTGATATAGATACCAGTTCCAGTACCTTAAGAAAAATCCTAATGGAACCTAAATATGTGTCTGCATCAAACAGTAATTCTATACCCAGCACTATGGTGACATCTACTCTGTCAgagactttacagatgtcagaAAATGAAAATCCATCTGTTGCTATGGGTCAAAAGCATGTGGAGGAGAGATTGTCGTTTCCCTCTCAGTCTATACATCACAAACCTTCTCCACTGACAGAGTCCCAAAAGAATTGTGGTGAAAACacccaaaatactgtaatttcccCTGCTACCTCAGTGATAAGTCGCATTCCAATACCTTATGATACAGATGAAACTCCACGGATTTCCCTTAGTAGTCGAAGCATGTGTCAGTCTTTGCCCAAGCAAAAATTCAGAGCAAATTCGAATGAGAATAATCGATACCATGGCCTAGATATAGTTGAAGATGCAACTAGAGGACGCTCTGTTGTGGAGCCCACCCGCTCACTTCCCGGCCTTAGAGTAAATACATCAGAGGGTGTTGTTGTTCTGAGTTATTCAGGACAGAAGACAGAAGGACCCCACAGAATGAGAGCCAAAATAAGTCAAATTCCTCAAGCCAGTGCTGGGGACATAGAGTTTCAGCAATCTGTGCCTAAATCTCACACAAAGCAAGACACGATGGTAGTGTCGTCACAGTCACCCAACGTAAAAGTGCCCCCAAGTTCATCTGCTTATGGGCATACCGGGATTCTTTTGAGCAATCAGTCTTACAACTCTCAACCTGTCATTTCTAGCACCAAGCAGGACAGTAGAGGATGTGACAAGCCTGAAGTTTTATATCATACAGCATCGCCGGGCAGTGTAGTTAAAATGTTTCCACAACCGGTTTCTTCTCCTCAAGTCTTAGTGTACAACCAAGCTGTAATACAACAGCAGCATGGAAAAAGACCGGGAACAGAGGCGCTACCAAAAAAGATAGATACTGGCAAATCTGTCCAACAGTCTAACCTCAACCCTGTCAAGAGTCCTCATCGTCCCGCACTATCTGGATCACGTATTAGCTCCAGCCCTGGCACGCCAATTGATTGCTCAGCTCTACACCTAAAACAAGATCCTCAGTCCCCACAAACTGTTCACCCCTCCTCACCTTTTGGAAAAGCCTGTACTCCTAGCAGTTCGCCAGGAACCTCAGTCGTCATGGGCCATGTCATGTCAATACCTGCTTATAGTGCCACTGTGCATCACCCGCACACAGAACAGTCTTCTGTCATAATGCAACCTCAAAGTGTCACCCAGTCCGTGACTCATGAAGCTAGGATGAGTGCGGCGCCTGTGCCTGCTATCAACTATGGAAGGCGAAGTAATTCACTGTCCTCTCTGCAACACTCAGGCATCTCTCAGTCTGTTGTCATCAGGCAGTCTCATTCAACTTCCCAAGGGTCATTGTCAAGTGGTGGTGTAACTGACGAAGACGCCAGACCGTTTAACCAAGCACTCAGCAGACACTCTGTGCCACAGCTCCAATCAGATGGCATGATGCTTCACAGTGATCGCAGACGCCGCCATCCAAGCTTATGTATGGACCAATATAGAGACATGCACCAGCGCATCCTTGCACATCAGCAACTGGGAGAGCAGGCCGGTGTTGAAACAAGACACACTTCAGATCCTTCGACAACCTCGTGCAGCAACATGTCCAGGCCTTCTCAGTGCCCCATAGTGCGGGAGAGCAGTGAAGTTTCAAGAAAAGAATCCCACAAACAACTAGAAGGACAGCTGATCCATTCGCCTACCAATGAAAGTAGAATAAGGGCAGTCCACTCATCTAGTCCTGTAATGGTGTCTTCTCACTCCCACGGAATCCAGTTGATGCATCTTGGAAGTGCCGCCTCATTTCCGGTGTATCGTGACGCACGGGGCTTCGCTCCGCAATTAACTGGACATCCTTCATCAGGACACAGCCTGGTGAACCAAGGCAGCACATCTTCACAGGTATGCTTTTATTCATGACTGTGCAGATGTAGCATACTTTACCAAATcatttattgtcattctgaCCTATATTCTCATTTTTAAATATCAGATTCCTGTAGAACCTGAACTGGGTCACAGGCATAAAATACCCCAGGCGCTCTTGGAAGTAAGTGACCTCAAGCCCGAGAATCCCCACCTCCACCATTCTACCTCTTCTGACATCCTGCACATATCCCGGATACCAAGGGAGGGAGCCTCACCCTCCTACCAGTCTCCTATGACCACCACCATTGGCCTGAATCAGAAGCCAGATTTACCGCCACAGAAAGGCCCTCCGGGTTTCTTGACAACACCTCTGCCTGTGGTACCCACATCAAGTTCGCTGCAGCCACGGCCTGATGCCAAGACGGAACATTCAGGACACCGCTCCATTGACATGGTGCAGCTTTTGACGGTAGGAATGATACGTAGTTGAACCATAATCGGCCATAATCAGTTTTGGGACACCGGTTAaccaaattttattttaaataatagaaCCTTTATCAACTGTACACACAATATTTTATGCAACTTATTTAAATTTGTCACAAGAACAGAAAGAAAATAAGTACCCACCCAGTGTTAATTTAGTCATCTAAATTGATTTAGTCTAATTTTAGTTGATTGTTTTAGTGACTAAACATTTCACAACATTTTAGTCAAATAAAATTGCAGTTAatttagtcaactaaaatataaaGTCTAACGAATAAGGCATTTTTAAGGTTTCCTTGAAACCATCTTTAAGTAGGTTGTCAGTCATAAATCTCATAACAAAAGCTAAGCTAAGTCAATAATTTCACACTAACATTAATGTTATGttcttttacacaaaaaaaacccattcaaatattttgacagatgttgaataataatattatactgTGTGAATAATATGACACAGTATGAAGTAACACATCAACTCTGCATAACACCCTAGGTATCGCTGATGCAACTCTTCTCTTTCTTAGCAAGCAGTAAAcatagcggttctactccgagtctctcccggatgacagtgcttctcacctgatctctaagggagagcccatccaccctacggagaaaattcattttggccgcttgtatccgcgatcttgtcctttcggtcactacccaaagctcatgaccataggtgagagtaggtacgtagatcgactggtaaattgagagctttgccttttggcttagctctctcttcatcacaacagaccgatgtagagtccgcatcactgtagACGCCGCACAGTTCAACGACCacgacgaaaaccacactgctcctcctgaatcagagattcaactatccggcggatcctcctctccagaacccttgAAAAAAGCTTACcagagaggctgaggagtgtgattccacgatagttggaacacaccctgcggtcccccttcttaaaaagtgggaccaccaccccggtctgtcaatgcagaggtactgttccccaTCTCCACgagatgctgcagagtcgtgtcaaccaagacatgcctacagcatccatggccttaaggaactccgggcggatctcatccacctcAGAGGCCCTGTCACCGAGGAggtttttgacaacctcagcaacctcagccccagagataggagagcccaccatggagtccccaggctctgcttcctcataggaagacgtgtcggtgggattgaggaggtctttgaagtattctttccaccgatccacaacatcgcGTGTTGAGGTCAGCAGAACACCAGTGGGGATGCCGAATGGTGGTTCAGAATCTCTTTAGAGTTTTTGCCCcggcgactgccagagccgcagaccgcttggcctgctgatacctatcagctgcttccggagtcccatgagccaaaaaggccggataggactccttcttcaacTTTACGGCATCCCttaccactggtgtccaccaacgggttctgggattactaCCACGACAGGCAcagaccaccttacggccacagctctgatcagctgcctcgacaatggaggcacggaacatggcccattcagactcaatgtccgccacctccctcggaacaccgtcgaagctctcccggtggtgggagttgaaactccttctgacagcggactctgccagtcgttctcAGCAGACCCTCataatacgtttgggcctgccaggtctgaccgacgagcacagaagtccaataacaaagcaccactCGGGtacagatcaggggggccgttcctcccaatgaCTCCTCTCCacgtctcactgtcgctgccaacgtgagcgttgaaaTCCGCCAGCacaacaagggaatcccctgagggagcactctccagtacttcctctagagcaggggtcaccaacgtggtgcccgcgggcaccaagtagccccccacgaccacatgaggtgcccgcaagcctgcttttcattcaggttttcagttaataatggaaagaaatgcattcaaaaaaacaaaatgtgagttgtggacaccagcattttgttcatgttctggtaaaacaagcatattcgctttgtttgggtttaaaataagctctgaaaataaatgttacaaaaatgagtagctcttggccattttcattttgtaaaagtagctctcacaaggaaaaacgttggtgacccctgctctagagacTGCAAAAAGGGTgcgtattctgaactgctgtttggcgcataagcacaaacaacagtcaggacccgtccccccactcgaaggcggagggaaactaccctctcgttcattgggttaaactccaacatacaggccactAGCTGGGCCGCAACACGAATTGGCAcacctgcccgtcgcctctcac
Above is a genomic segment from Dunckerocampus dactyliophorus isolate RoL2022-P2 chromosome 1, RoL_Ddac_1.1, whole genome shotgun sequence containing:
- the spen gene encoding msx2-interacting protein isoform X3, with translation MCFRTAESRERAYDHSAYGHHERAGSSFERQRHYDTDYYTRERTLTSSGNGSVTSMGSSTTVSSGVGGIVNSIAGNTGTTGAAGSATGGNGGSISSGVSFYRSHSRSPCRFETPDPRYESRSRESFALASVVHRDLYREDRGRRSERSYRHSRSRSPHSTHSRNPSPQRLASQASRPPCSHSRSGSRSRSSSSDSVSSTSSSTSGSDSSSSSSDESPARSVQSAAVPAPSAFPLSSLDKEEPRKSFGIKVQNLPVRSTDTSLKDGLFHEFKKHGKVTSVQIHGASETRYGLVFFRQQEDQEKALGASKGKLFFGMQIDVTAWNGPETESENEFRPLDERIDEFHPKATRTLFIGNLEKTTTYHDLLNIFQRFGEIVDIDIKKVNGAPQYAFLQYCDIASVCKAIKKMDGEYLGNNRLKLGFGKSMPTTCVWLDGLASNTTEQFLTRHFCRYGHVVKVVFDRMKAMALILYNNIEYAQAAVKDTKGWKIGGTKIKVDFANQESQMAFYRSMQASGQDIRDFYDILSERRDDRRSQYEFQAERQYYESVRTPGTYAEDSRRKYTTRSREFYTEWDPYQENYYDPQYYEDAREYREYRADPYEQDIRKYSYLQRERERERERFESDRGRDHGRRTIERSQSPTLVASRRPASPAASPSLSERIPSDSDRQMCCRSSERSGSCSSVSPPRFEKLEKARTERYNKTDKFEKDRVLEVEMVNLVEKEKRTGRKDRGDKEKSERQRLKKLKVTPPIIQTCDAEPELDRHINPESSLQSKNSKIPKDGSSKAKLDLLPCVVQLTRVKEKEGKLTGHEKQILRGGSDSPRLASPSADQRSPLFRTESTKGDITKHGKVARDKNMQSVVEHMDMDMKIKSKKHGKSEISFDSGISLDFDRLAARKRRFEDSGKNDSQKRIGEEDLGRSILHKPWNNKDPEFDKNVYIKKMHKKEHNRDKSVQIFSINSPNEGQDFEKNSINCSLQPQSQQAALPDELSGQLHSPYLKMELLCSKSENISSLTKTSSYGSLELDEDSEVLREKVQSGRNCRDSEDEEQFVRIGQTYTLTKQTEESRWLQTKLCDLDKRDKDDASPSNDAQDFGKEYVTHDIAKQNQDINSDDLSLCKRKGNETFDLEIVTSKKERNFVTSQKLDEDILQRLTSTTISMEDQTTQISTSVRNKESKSPLTKEDFSNTESLKNSLGLKSRLFHTSETEQPKLKTSFLGCNENLMHHWVGKVLSDSEKTEMTFTSELTKHQTIGKCLGQDLEPGEVQSDSDDDGERKPISTKSNRSLSYILRERDERMTELKLSGSLEKNKFYSFALDKTITPDTKALLERAKTLYSSREDNWSFLPSRFPTTHSCSDKNKVELAPRPIPSWYMKKKKSRASSDENLHGKKEELKPQDQERQELFASRFLHSSIFEQDSRRLQHLERKEQHSETGIDRNFTNLGAPYAQTESENGDVPREPIVLFRSRFLELQQQRDKDYCSLEPENDSVGVEIKHNYMPCFDDVLSDDKMTNTQSKVDEKSRSPHFTSISVSPSLPSLKEMSPPEKKNIFTQSIDEHVSCQQEDSVEPVLEISLSPPVLEILKPLTPKQTITPPLVLSEQENKVETKIESVEPKVELSDSLSMEQNHPVAVKPPTPGSSVSSVERENTDTIDTCFEYTKMKDECDDKSESKTEIQETHRCEDSKTTELDSDVIIPELEVVKPLPNRRQPKNKRAKPLSMLRTTKPPTRGKPATRKSERIDREKLKRGSSPRVEAPKGAVEYKTTSKSPMNASDSEQNLESTLVHGRTRRRNVRSVYATVHEGEQPAKEVVEPSRTMRKRSADKEPIQQDVQIPTTNPRRGRPPKRGVKQKVDNTLLVKVDQQKTEDGGEVGENSTTLEVVKSTEGWRSPRTQKMQQTSSALVCKKVSRLDKQCGGTTVLVELTDMTSVDESELKLKDSNLFGKLSEKIDTNLQICKKEKDSARTSTDGDIENTSVTLADRKHPEKSVKMKTQRLKRNTKQVIEDKSHTLRNLEIRVSVDDVKGLLCSENDDSESFEASIKKTKTLVEKEESKIICFPKQSKELDAQNNEDTASEPVLPAAELLAHQIELEQAVENIAKLTVEQPPRPYKEAASAQPPTLPPAVSEPQGEVEDEKRTNPSSETELAAAIDSITAEEACTDADGFTAPPTFTALIPTPDSLQSASSNVMMEPGTHMVSNILAPDSDDGLSISGPKGLVAESKITDDSPRPDTPKKIGKVKAKTQKKSRTRKCPVNKKGESSEEVMHPEPSLKLPESIPEDPEIRNSKAAVITTGTTAAGSVVTAVATCRSDVASALTLGTPKEAEQPEVEQPVPKESAFHSDSSTISNCKKHLQAAEPSSSSLTPAPARIQPMSQSGVPLIRPAKMPLSPSWPRTEESRIFVAPPCHVTVVTSSLPASTSLGPSSINPPMPPDTKASDIDTSSSTLRKILMEPKYVSASNSNSIPSTMVTSTLSETLQMSENENPSVAMGQKHVEERLSFPSQSIHHKPSPLTESQKNCGENTQNTVISPATSVISRIPIPYDTDETPRISLSSRSMCQSLPKQKFRANSNENNRYHGLDIVEDATRGRSVVEPTRSLPGLRVNTSEGVVVLSYSGQKTEGPHRMRAKISQIPQASAGDIEFQQSVPKSHTKQDTMVVSSQSPNVKVPPSSSAYGHTGILLSNQSYNSQPVISSTKQDSRGCDKPEVLYHTASPGSVVKMFPQPVSSPQVLVYNQAVIQQQHGKRPGTEALPKKIDTGKSVQQSNLNPVKSPHRPALSGSRISSSPGTPIDCSALHLKQDPQSPQTVHPSSPFGKACTPSSSPGTSVVMGHVMSIPAYSATVHHPHTEQSSVIMQPQSVTQSVTHEARMSAAPVPAINYGRRSNSLSSLQHSGISQSVVIRQSHSTSQGSLSSGGVTDEDARPFNQALSRHSVPQLQSDGMMLHSDRRRRHPSLCMDQYRDMHQRILAHQQLGEQAGVETRHTSDPSTTSCSNMSRPSQCPIVRESSEVSRKESHKQLEGQLIHSPTNESRIRAVHSSSPVMVSSHSHGIQLMHLGSAASFPVYRDARGFAPQLTGHPSSGHSLVNQGSTSSQIPVEPELGHRHKIPQALLEVSDLKPENPHLHHSTSSDILHISRIPREGASPSYQSPMTTTIGLNQKPDLPPQKGPPGFLTTPLPVVPTSSSLQPRPDAKTEHSGHRSIDMVQLLTKYPIMWQGLLALKNDQAAVQLHFVSGNTLLAQRSLPPLEGGPLLRIVQRMRLEASQLDSVARRMTVDNDYCLLLALPCGRDQDDVLSQTQALKSGFITYLQAKQAAGIINVPNPGSNQPAYVVQIFPPCDFSESHLSRLAPDLLDSISSISPHLMIVIASV